Proteins found in one Rhodovulum sp. MB263 genomic segment:
- a CDS encoding translocation/assembly module TamB domain-containing protein, translating to MRAVFGFLLLLLTALPLAAQEDDRGALVRFLEDRLSSAGREIRIEGFEGALSSRATLKELTIADEDGVWLTVRGAVLDWSRAALLRGEVKVDELSADEILLPRLPRGEGASVEQSEATPFALPDLPVSIDIGRVKTGRLVLGEALIGQEAELALDGSLSLAGGAGRADIEARRSDAEGDFAIRAAYANDSQTLSLDISLTEGAGGIVSSLAGLPGAPPLALTVEGDGPLSDFAADLALATEGEPRVKGRLTIFAPEDAPEDRAFAATLSGDLGPLVAESLRPFFGDTSELAVEGTRGADSRLQISRLEVGTGALQLGGTLALAPSGLPEKVDLSGRISGPVVLPVSGGETRLDGATLRARFDAATGEAWQAEIALDGLTSGPLTLAHADLTGTGTIRPEAPALEADLVFRATGLDHADPALARALGALAEGRVQLVWQAGTPLRLSDLQVAAGDARLTARGTLGAVADGLPFDGEIGAALGDLSRFGALAGRALGGAAKADLSGHYRLLDGIFDLSLAAETTDLKTGTPRLDPLLAGAGLVQLSAARGPEGTVLKALHVETPGLRLDGQGDLSSAAGGLILTGQVPDLALVDPKLTGPGKLDTAFGWEAGGRLRLDRFEATAAGAEIAAEGALTPGDPTLPAEGKVTLSAPKLSVFSGLAGRRLSGSLDATLSGQGAVKGDFDATLSAEGQGLAIGLAQIDRLIGGKTTIAAEGARKAGALSVGRLDIATPRLTVKAEDRAGDGTLDLAARLSDLALLVEGFPGPVALRGKARPDGANWRLTLDATGPSGTTAAIAGTLARDASSADLGLKGRAPLSLANPFIEPRSLDGVASYDLTLKGPLGLSSLSGRATTAGARLSAPTLGAALTDIGGRVDLAGGRARLDLSGRLGGGQVAVTGPITLSGAFPAELAIRLSRARLLDPTLYESIVDGTVTVTGPLTGGARIAGRLDIGRTEITVPSTGLGGGGELPEIDHRGTPAAVQATLRRAGLVATEGGGGGGRPYPLDLTVNAPSQVFVRGRGIDAELGGRLRLGGSTADVVASGQFELIRGRLDILAQRFTLDEGQVSLTGSFDPRLYFVAATQSGDVTARIVVEGPASAPEIKFSSEPELPQEEVVSRILFGRGLDTLSPLQAAELASAVATLMGKGGQGILGSLRGATGLDDLDVNSTEEGGTELSAGKYLSDKIYSQVTVNQKGQSEINLNLDVSPYVTLKGHAGAEGDTGIGIFYERDY from the coding sequence ATGCGCGCAGTTTTCGGTTTTCTTCTGCTTCTCCTCACCGCGCTGCCGCTGGCCGCCCAGGAGGACGATCGCGGCGCGCTGGTGCGCTTTCTCGAGGACCGTCTGTCCTCGGCCGGACGCGAGATCCGGATCGAGGGGTTCGAGGGCGCGCTGTCCTCGCGCGCGACGCTGAAGGAGCTGACCATCGCCGATGAGGACGGCGTCTGGCTGACGGTGCGCGGCGCCGTGCTCGACTGGTCGCGCGCCGCCCTTCTGCGCGGCGAGGTCAAGGTCGATGAGCTGTCGGCCGACGAGATCCTGCTGCCGCGCCTGCCCAGGGGCGAGGGCGCCAGCGTCGAGCAATCCGAGGCCACGCCTTTCGCGCTGCCCGATCTGCCGGTCTCGATCGATATCGGCAGGGTGAAGACCGGACGGCTGGTCCTGGGCGAGGCCCTGATCGGCCAGGAAGCCGAGCTGGCGCTGGACGGTTCCCTGAGCCTTGCCGGCGGGGCTGGCCGGGCCGATATCGAGGCCCGCCGCAGCGATGCCGAGGGCGATTTCGCGATCCGGGCCGCCTATGCCAATGACAGCCAGACCCTGTCGCTGGACATCTCGCTGACCGAAGGCGCGGGCGGCATCGTGTCGAGCCTCGCGGGGCTGCCCGGCGCGCCGCCGCTGGCGCTGACGGTCGAGGGCGATGGCCCGCTCAGCGATTTCGCGGCCGATCTGGCGCTTGCGACCGAGGGCGAGCCCCGGGTCAAGGGGCGGCTCACCATCTTCGCCCCGGAGGATGCGCCCGAGGACCGGGCCTTTGCCGCGACGCTCTCGGGCGATCTCGGGCCGCTGGTGGCTGAATCTCTGCGGCCCTTCTTCGGCGACACCTCCGAGCTGGCGGTCGAAGGCACGCGCGGCGCCGACAGCCGCCTGCAGATCTCGCGGCTCGAGGTCGGGACCGGGGCCCTTCAGCTTGGCGGCACGCTGGCACTGGCGCCCAGCGGCCTGCCCGAGAAGGTCGATCTGTCGGGGCGGATCTCGGGGCCGGTGGTGCTGCCGGTCTCCGGCGGCGAGACCCGGCTGGACGGCGCCACGCTCCGTGCCCGCTTCGATGCCGCGACCGGCGAGGCCTGGCAGGCCGAGATCGCGCTGGACGGGCTGACCAGCGGTCCGCTGACACTGGCCCATGCCGATCTGACCGGAACCGGCACGATCCGGCCCGAGGCGCCGGCGCTTGAGGCCGATCTGGTCTTCCGCGCCACGGGGCTCGACCATGCCGATCCGGCCCTCGCGCGGGCTCTGGGGGCGCTGGCCGAGGGACGTGTGCAGCTTGTCTGGCAGGCGGGGACACCTTTGCGCCTGAGCGATCTGCAGGTCGCGGCGGGCGATGCCCGGCTGACGGCCCGGGGCACGCTGGGTGCTGTCGCCGACGGGCTTCCCTTCGATGGCGAGATCGGCGCGGCGCTTGGCGATCTCTCGCGCTTCGGCGCGCTGGCGGGAAGGGCGCTGGGCGGTGCGGCCAAGGCCGATCTGTCCGGCCACTATCGCCTTCTCGACGGGATCTTCGATCTCTCGCTCGCGGCCGAAACCACGGACCTCAAGACCGGAACGCCGCGTCTCGATCCGCTTCTGGCCGGGGCGGGGCTGGTGCAGCTTTCGGCGGCGCGCGGTCCTGAGGGCACGGTGCTGAAGGCGCTGCATGTCGAAACCCCGGGCCTTCGTCTCGACGGCCAGGGCGATCTTTCCTCTGCGGCGGGCGGGCTGATCCTGACCGGGCAGGTGCCCGATCTGGCACTGGTCGATCCGAAACTGACCGGGCCCGGCAAGCTCGACACCGCCTTCGGCTGGGAGGCGGGCGGGCGGCTTCGGCTCGACCGGTTCGAGGCGACGGCGGCGGGCGCCGAGATTGCGGCCGAAGGCGCGCTGACCCCGGGCGACCCGACCCTGCCCGCCGAAGGCAAGGTGACGCTGAGCGCGCCGAAGCTCTCGGTCTTCTCGGGGCTCGCGGGGCGGCGGCTGTCGGGATCGCTTGACGCGACGCTGAGCGGGCAGGGCGCGGTCAAGGGCGATTTCGACGCGACGCTGAGCGCCGAGGGGCAGGGGCTGGCCATCGGTCTGGCCCAGATCGACCGGCTGATCGGTGGCAAGACCACGATCGCGGCCGAAGGCGCGCGCAAGGCGGGCGCCCTGTCGGTCGGGCGGCTCGACATCGCGACGCCCCGGCTCACGGTCAAGGCCGAGGATCGCGCGGGCGATGGCACGCTCGATCTGGCCGCAAGGCTGTCCGATCTGGCACTGCTGGTCGAGGGGTTCCCGGGGCCGGTCGCGCTCAGGGGCAAGGCCCGGCCCGACGGTGCAAACTGGCGCCTGACGCTGGATGCGACCGGGCCGAGCGGCACCACGGCGGCCATCGCGGGGACGCTGGCGCGTGACGCGTCCTCGGCCGATCTGGGCCTCAAGGGGCGCGCGCCGCTGTCGCTGGCCAATCCGTTCATCGAGCCACGCAGCCTCGACGGCGTGGCAAGCTACGATCTGACGCTGAAGGGCCCGCTTGGGCTGTCGTCGCTGTCGGGCCGGGCCACAACCGCGGGCGCACGGCTTTCCGCGCCGACACTGGGCGCGGCGCTGACCGATATCGGCGGCCGGGTGGACCTTGCGGGCGGGCGGGCGCGTCTGGATCTGAGCGGGCGGCTCGGCGGCGGTCAGGTCGCGGTCACGGGGCCGATCACGCTGTCGGGCGCCTTCCCGGCCGAACTGGCGATCCGGCTGAGCCGCGCCCGGCTGCTGGATCCCACGCTTTACGAGAGCATCGTCGACGGCACCGTCACCGTGACCGGCCCGCTGACCGGCGGGGCCCGGATCGCGGGGCGGCTCGATATCGGCCGGACCGAGATCACCGTGCCTTCGACCGGGCTTGGCGGCGGCGGCGAGCTGCCCGAGATCGACCATCGCGGCACGCCCGCGGCGGTGCAGGCGACGCTCCGTCGGGCCGGGCTGGTCGCGACCGAAGGCGGGGGCGGGGGCGGGCGGCCCTATCCGCTGGACCTGACGGTCAACGCGCCCTCGCAGGTCTTCGTGCGCGGCCGCGGCATCGATGCCGAGCTGGGCGGGCGGCTGCGGCTGGGCGGCAGCACCGCCGATGTGGTGGCCTCGGGGCAGTTCGAGCTGATCCGCGGGCGGCTCGATATCCTCGCGCAGCGTTTCACCCTCGACGAGGGGCAGGTCTCGCTGACGGGCTCGTTCGATCCGCGGCTCTATTTCGTGGCGGCGACCCAGTCGGGCGACGTGACGGCGCGGATCGTGGTCGAGGGCCCGGCCAGCGCGCCCGAGATCAAATTCTCCTCCGAGCCGGAACTGCCGCAGGAAGAGGTCGTCTCGCGGATCCTCTTCGGTCGCGGGCTGGACACGCTGTCGCCCCTGCAGGCGGCCGAACTGGCTTCGGCGGTCGCGACGCTGATGGGCAAGGGCGGGCAGGGGATCCTTGGCTCGCTGCGCGGCGCGACCGGGCTCGACGATCTCGACGTGAACTCGACCGAAGAGGGCGGCACCGAGCTGAGCGCCGGCAAGTACCTGTCGGACAAGATCTATTCGCAGGTGACGGTGAACCAGAAGGGCCAGAGCGAGATCAACCTGAACCTCGATGTCTCGCCCTATGTCACGCTGAAGGGCCATGCCGGGGCCGAGGGCGATACCGGTATCGGGATCTTCTACGAGCGCGATTACTGA
- a CDS encoding aminotransferase, producing the protein MAVCQPPRGGTAATFAPPVMQARRWLDGVSFPSDRPLLNVSQAAPMDPPPEALRQAIADAALNDPGAHLYGPVLGLPELRAEIAAEWSRAYGGDIRAERVAITQGCNQAFSASITAIAAAGDEVILPTPWYFNHKMWLDMTGIRTVPLATGANLLPEVQRAAGLITPRTRAIVLVTPNNPTGLEYPAELVADFLALCRRHGIALILDETYRDFDSRDGAPHRLFADPDWDDTLIHLYSFSKAYRLTGHRVGALIAGGPVVAEAEKFLDTVAICPNQLGQRAALWGLRHLGAWKADERAEILARRDALSRGMSALPGWELMGAGAFFGWLRHPFGIGSDTLARRLVAEAGVLLLPGGMFLPETDPGCRDQLRIAFANIDRPGLQALFGRLAAFRP; encoded by the coding sequence CCCGGCGCTGGCTCGACGGGGTCTCGTTTCCCTCCGACCGGCCGCTTCTCAATGTCAGCCAGGCCGCGCCGATGGACCCGCCACCCGAGGCGTTGCGCCAGGCTATTGCCGATGCCGCGCTGAACGATCCGGGCGCGCATCTCTACGGCCCGGTGCTGGGCCTGCCCGAGCTGCGCGCCGAGATCGCCGCCGAGTGGTCGCGGGCCTATGGCGGCGACATCCGGGCCGAGAGGGTCGCCATCACCCAGGGCTGCAACCAGGCCTTCAGCGCCTCGATCACGGCCATCGCCGCGGCGGGCGACGAGGTGATCCTGCCCACACCCTGGTATTTCAACCACAAGATGTGGCTCGACATGACCGGGATCAGGACGGTGCCGCTTGCGACCGGCGCCAACCTGCTGCCCGAGGTCCAGCGCGCGGCCGGGCTGATCACGCCCCGCACCCGCGCCATCGTGCTGGTGACGCCCAACAATCCGACCGGGCTGGAATATCCGGCAGAGCTCGTGGCCGATTTCCTCGCCCTTTGCCGGCGTCACGGGATCGCGCTGATCCTCGACGAGACCTATCGCGATTTCGACAGCCGCGACGGCGCTCCGCACCGGCTGTTCGCCGATCCCGACTGGGACGACACGCTGATCCATCTCTATTCCTTCTCCAAGGCCTACCGGCTGACCGGCCATCGCGTCGGCGCGCTGATCGCGGGCGGTCCGGTGGTGGCCGAGGCCGAGAAATTCCTCGACACGGTCGCGATCTGCCCCAACCAGCTGGGCCAGCGCGCAGCCCTTTGGGGCCTGCGTCATCTCGGCGCCTGGAAGGCAGATGAACGGGCCGAGATCCTGGCCCGCCGCGACGCCCTGAGCCGGGGCATGAGCGCCCTGCCCGGCTGGGAGCTGATGGGCGCGGGCGCGTTTTTCGGCTGGCTCCGGCATCCGTTCGGGATCGGCTCCGACACCCTGGCCCGGCGCCTGGTCGCCGAAGCGGGCGTGCTGCTTCTGCCGGGCGGAATGTTCCTGCCCGAGACCGATCCGGGCTGCCGCGACCAGCTTCGGATCGCCTTTGCCAATATCGACCGGCCGGGTCTTCAGGCACTGTTCGGACGGCTTGCGGCCTTCCGCCCCTGA
- the trpE gene encoding anthranilate synthase component I — protein MSRIIPEFAAFEAGYEAGRAQVVYARLAADLDTPVSLMLKLAGARTDSFMLESVTGGEVRGRYSVVGLKPDLIWECRGESSRVNRMARFDPDAFEPMEGHPLASLRQILAESAIDMPEELPSIAAGLYGYLGYDMIRLVERLPNVNPDPLGLPDALMLRPSVVAVLDGVKGEVTVVSPARPQPGLSARAAYAQAAERVMDALRDLDRAVPAETRDFGEAREIGEPVSNFTRESYMAAVETAKDYIRAGDIFQVVPAQRWRQDFPLPPFALYRSLRRTNPSPFMFFFNFGGFQVVGASPEILVRLRGGEVTIRPIAGTRPRGATPAEDRALEADLMGDQKELAEHLMLLDLGRNDVGRVAKIGTVHPTEKFIIERYSHVMHIVSNVVGEIAEGEDALSALLAGLPAGTVSGAPKVRAMEIIDELEPEKRGVYGGGVGYFAAGGDMDMCIALRTAVVKDETLYIQAGGGVVYDSDPAAEWQETVNKSNALRAAAAEATRFVRRGNG, from the coding sequence ATGTCCAGAATCATTCCCGAATTTGCCGCCTTTGAGGCGGGTTACGAGGCCGGCCGCGCCCAGGTCGTCTATGCCCGTTTGGCCGCCGATCTCGATACGCCGGTCTCGCTGATGCTGAAACTCGCGGGCGCCCGGACCGACAGCTTCATGCTGGAATCGGTCACGGGAGGCGAGGTGCGCGGCCGCTATTCCGTGGTCGGCCTCAAGCCAGACCTGATCTGGGAGTGCCGGGGCGAGAGCAGCCGCGTCAACCGGATGGCACGCTTCGACCCCGACGCCTTCGAGCCGATGGAGGGCCATCCGCTGGCGAGCCTCCGCCAGATCCTTGCCGAAAGCGCCATCGACATGCCCGAGGAACTGCCCTCGATCGCGGCGGGGCTTTACGGCTATCTCGGCTATGACATGATCCGGCTGGTCGAGCGGCTGCCGAACGTCAATCCCGACCCGCTGGGCCTGCCCGATGCGCTGATGCTGCGGCCTTCGGTCGTGGCGGTGCTGGACGGCGTCAAGGGCGAGGTGACGGTGGTTTCGCCCGCCCGGCCCCAGCCCGGGCTTTCGGCCCGCGCCGCCTATGCCCAGGCCGCCGAGCGGGTGATGGATGCGCTGCGCGATCTCGACCGGGCGGTGCCCGCGGAAACGCGCGATTTCGGCGAGGCCCGCGAGATCGGCGAGCCGGTCTCGAACTTCACCCGCGAAAGCTACATGGCCGCGGTCGAGACCGCGAAGGACTACATCCGCGCGGGCGACATCTTCCAGGTGGTCCCGGCCCAGCGCTGGCGCCAGGACTTTCCGCTGCCGCCCTTCGCGCTGTATCGAAGCCTCCGGCGCACCAATCCCTCGCCCTTCATGTTCTTCTTCAATTTCGGCGGTTTCCAGGTCGTGGGCGCCAGCCCCGAGATCCTGGTGCGGCTGCGCGGCGGCGAGGTCACGATCCGACCCATCGCCGGCACCCGGCCGCGCGGCGCCACGCCCGCCGAGGACCGCGCGCTCGAGGCCGACCTGATGGGCGACCAGAAGGAACTGGCCGAACATCTGATGCTGCTCGATCTGGGCCGCAACGATGTCGGCCGGGTCGCGAAGATCGGCACCGTCCATCCGACCGAGAAATTCATCATCGAGCGCTATTCCCACGTCATGCATATCGTCTCGAACGTGGTGGGCGAGATCGCCGAGGGCGAGGATGCGCTTTCGGCCCTGCTGGCCGGTCTGCCCGCGGGCACGGTCTCGGGCGCGCCCAAGGTCCGCGCGATGGAGATCATCGACGAGCTCGAACCCGAAAAGCGCGGCGTCTATGGCGGCGGCGTCGGCTATTTCGCGGCCGGTGGCGACATGGACATGTGCATCGCGCTGCGCACCGCCGTGGTGAAGGACGAGACGCTGTACATCCAGGCCGGCGGCGGCGTGGTCTACGATTCCGACCCGGCCGCCGAATGGCAGGAGACCGTCAACAAGTCGAACGCGCTCCGCGCCGCCGCCGCCGAGGCCACCCGTTTCGTGCGCCGCGGCAACGGCTGA
- a CDS encoding SurA N-terminal domain-containing protein: MSRSKGKQFSKTLVWMMLIFVVLGLGGFGVSNFGGGVSAIGQVGETEISTDSYARALQRELRARAAATGQNMSLAEAQSSGLVDAVRAQEISNAALDNEMHRIGVSVGDAQIAREVMRLDAFKGPDGSFDREAYRYVLSQNGMTETQFEASLRKDTARSLLQTAVVAGLDAPETYVDTLYDFIAERRSVSLIHLTADALDAPVPDPTEDEVKAQYEATPEAYTAPMTRKITYVWLSPETMAETIEPDEALLRQLYEDNIDEFVQPEKRLVERLVFSDMDEAQAVMDRIEAGEESFDDAVAERGLAIDDIDMGDVSEVQIGGEAGRAVFALSEPGLAGPLMSDLGPAIFRVNAILAKQEIPFEEARETLAPEAVHSRAVRMIADKINEYDDLLAAGATLEDLSRETEMQLGQIDYTADSDQDIAAYPAFRDAADAAVEGDFPEIRELDDGGIFALRLDREIPPTLRPLEAVQEQVAEDWRQAETARQLTARAEALKARIENGEDMAALGVDVTAETALSRGGLMPQPLSDALFRMAEIGDTAVVPAAGDVWLVRLDEILPPEENDPGADMLRQNIAAQAGQGLSQDLYAYFAQAVTNAAGLSLDQAAINAVHAQFR, translated from the coding sequence ATGTCCAGATCCAAAGGCAAGCAGTTCTCGAAGACGCTCGTCTGGATGATGCTGATATTCGTGGTCCTCGGCCTCGGCGGCTTCGGGGTCAGCAATTTCGGCGGCGGCGTCTCGGCGATCGGCCAGGTCGGCGAGACCGAGATCTCGACCGACAGCTATGCCCGCGCGCTGCAACGCGAACTTCGCGCCCGCGCCGCCGCGACCGGCCAGAACATGAGCCTTGCCGAGGCGCAGTCCTCCGGTCTGGTCGACGCCGTGCGCGCCCAGGAGATCTCGAATGCCGCGCTCGACAACGAGATGCACCGGATCGGGGTCTCGGTCGGCGACGCCCAGATCGCGCGCGAGGTGATGCGGCTCGACGCCTTCAAGGGGCCCGATGGCAGCTTCGACCGCGAGGCCTATCGCTATGTGCTGTCGCAGAACGGCATGACCGAGACCCAGTTCGAGGCCTCGCTGCGCAAGGACACCGCGCGCTCGTTGCTGCAGACGGCGGTGGTGGCGGGGCTCGACGCCCCCGAGACCTATGTCGACACGCTTTACGACTTCATCGCCGAGCGGCGCAGCGTCAGCCTCATCCACCTGACGGCGGATGCGCTGGACGCCCCGGTGCCCGATCCGACCGAGGATGAGGTCAAGGCGCAATACGAGGCGACGCCCGAGGCCTATACCGCACCGATGACGCGCAAGATCACCTATGTCTGGCTGTCGCCCGAGACCATGGCCGAGACGATCGAGCCCGACGAGGCGCTGCTGCGCCAGCTTTACGAAGATAATATCGACGAATTCGTGCAGCCCGAGAAACGGCTCGTGGAACGGCTGGTCTTTTCCGACATGGACGAGGCGCAGGCGGTGATGGACCGGATCGAGGCGGGCGAGGAAAGCTTCGACGATGCCGTCGCCGAGCGCGGTCTGGCCATCGACGATATCGACATGGGCGATGTCTCCGAGGTGCAGATCGGCGGCGAGGCAGGCCGCGCGGTCTTCGCGCTGAGCGAACCCGGGCTGGCCGGACCGCTGATGTCAGATCTCGGCCCCGCGATCTTCCGGGTGAACGCGATCCTCGCCAAGCAGGAGATCCCGTTCGAGGAGGCCCGCGAGACGCTGGCCCCCGAGGCCGTGCACAGCCGCGCGGTGCGGATGATCGCCGACAAGATCAACGAATATGACGACCTGCTGGCCGCAGGCGCGACGCTCGAGGATCTGTCGCGCGAGACCGAGATGCAGCTCGGCCAGATCGACTACACCGCCGACAGCGATCAGGACATTGCCGCCTATCCCGCCTTCCGCGACGCGGCCGATGCCGCGGTCGAGGGCGATTTCCCCGAGATCAGGGAGCTCGACGATGGCGGCATCTTCGCGCTTCGGCTCGACCGCGAGATCCCGCCGACCCTGCGCCCGCTCGAGGCGGTGCAGGAGCAGGTGGCCGAGGACTGGCGCCAGGCCGAGACCGCACGCCAGCTGACCGCCAGGGCCGAGGCGCTGAAGGCGCGCATCGAGAATGGCGAGGACATGGCCGCGCTGGGCGTCGACGTCACGGCCGAGACCGCGCTGTCGCGGGGCGGGCTGATGCCGCAGCCGCTGTCGGATGCGCTGTTCCGGATGGCCGAGATCGGCGACACCGCCGTGGTTCCGGCCGCAGGCGATGTCTGGCTCGTGCGGCTCGACGAGATCCTGCCGCCCGAAGAGAACGATCCCGGCGCCGACATGCTGCGCCAGAACATCGCCGCGCAGGCCGGTCAGGGGCTGTCCCAGGATCTTTACGCCTATTTCGCCCAGGCCGTGACCAATGCCGCCGGGCTCTCGCTCGACCAGGCCGCGATCAACGCGGTTCACGCCCAGTTCCGGTAA